The Leishmania donovani BPK282A1 complete genome, chromosome 8 genome has a segment encoding these proteins:
- a CDS encoding phosphoglycerate mutase protein, putative — protein MAHIYVCRHGQDMDNVHGILNGHRNQPLSELGRRQAAAVADKIKESGVNYAAIYSSPLQRALETASAIGAAVNVQVQVRADLIERDFGVLSGKPYADIPKYAGDRVLQGDKVLYFLEVEGCETFDKCYERAQSVLADVNAAHAGEHVLLVCHGDIGKMLQAAKAKVEWQEGLRLPYFANTEVIKL, from the coding sequence ATGGCCCACATCTACgtctgccgccacggccagGATATGGACAATGTGCACGGCATTTTAAATGGGCACCGCAATCAGCCGCTTTCTGAGCTGGGCCGTCGGCAGGCTGCAGCTGTCGCCGACAAGATCAAGGAGAGCGGTGTCAACTATGCCGCCATCTACTCCTCTCCGTTGCAGCGCGCTCTCgagacggcgtcggcgatcGGTGCCGCCGTGAACGTACAGGTGCAGGTGCGTGCCGACCTAATCGAACGCGACTTCGGCGTCTTGTCGGGAAAGCCGTACGCTGACATACCCAAGTACGCTGGTGATAGAGTGCTGCAGGGAGACAAGGTTCTGTACTTTCTCGAAGTCGAAGGCTGTGAGACCTTCGACAAGTGCTACGAACGGGCGCAGAGCGTGCTTGCGGACGTGAACGCGGCGCACGCTGGCGAACATGTCCTGCTCGTGTGTCACGGTGACATTGGGAAGATGCTTCAAGCCGCAAAAGCCAAGGTGGAGTGGCAGGAGGGACTTCGACTCCCCTATTTTGCTAACACAGAGGTGATTAAGCTATAG
- a CDS encoding vesicle-associated membrane protein, putative: protein MPIKYSCVNDETKLLAEHPAGEQPKLAETMQKVIATVPPKEYRHKTIEDKDGGVNYNYISNGEGRIVGCVTTSDMRMRTVFAFLEAVEPLVRGSVGSQGAELRNGKKLLQQKMEFYNNPQNDKITALNDDINQVVDVMIDNMDKVLARGDRIDTLHEKSSTLADQAQQFQQRSTELKRNLCMKNLKLTLMIVGAVVVVLIIILMIACKPNFSRCR, encoded by the coding sequence ATGCCAATCAAGTACAGCTGCGTTAATGACGAGACGAAGCTTTTGGCTGAGCACCCGGCCGGCGAGCAGCCGAAGCTAGCGGAGACGATGCAGAAGGTCATTGCTACCGTGCCACCCAAGGAGTATCGCCACAAAACGATCGAGGACAAGGATGGCGGTGTCAACTACAACTATATCAGCAACGGCGAGGGGCGCATTGTGGGGTGCGTGACAACAAGTgacatgcgcatgcgcaccgtTTTCGCGTTTCTGGAGGCCGTCGAGCCACTGGTTCGCGGCAGTGTCGGTTCACAGGGCGCTGAGTTACGCAATGGcaagaagctgctgcagcagaagaTGGAGTTCTACAACAACCCTCAGAACGACAAGATCACGGCGCTGAATGATGACATTAATCAGGTAGTGGATGTCATGATAGACAACATGGACAAGGTGTTAGCGCGTGGTGACCGTATCGACACACTGCACGAGAAGTCTTCCACTCTGGCGGATCAGGCGCAGCAGTTCCAGCAGCGGTCCACGGAGCTGAAGCGAAACCTCTGCATGAAGAACCTGAAGCTTACCCTCATGATTGTCGGCGCCGTGGTCGTTGTTCTCATCATCATTCTTATGATCGCATGCAAGCCGAACTTCTCACGCTGCCGTTGA